Below is a genomic region from Halictus rubicundus isolate RS-2024b chromosome 11, iyHalRubi1_principal, whole genome shotgun sequence.
ATCGACGAGCAGTAATTATTCGTGAATCTGATACCGATGATGCAACCGTACCGTGCAGATACGGTATACAACGTCGTTTAGCAACCTCTGTATAGTTGCTTGAACCTTCCAGTTAGAGTCTATGGTTTCCGGCCGATTCGGCAAAATTTTTCGGAATGTACGTTTTATCGATGAACACGGGGAAATGCGGTCGTTATCAGCGCCCACGGACGTGCGTCAACGTAATCGCGGTGACGGGCATGTAACGCGATGTCAGGTGGTTTGCAACGAACCGTGGAATCGATACGAACACCTCTCTCGCGTGCAGTTCTGCCCCGTGTTCGAGCAAAAATTAGACCCATCTTTCTCCCGTTCTCTCCGAACGGCCTTCGCTTAGGATTTTGTCGATTCGTGGAACGGAAGCGTTCGTCAGCGAAACGGCAAACGGGGAACCGTGACTTCGGTTCGCGATGTCGAATTTTCGATGACGCATATGCTGATTTTTTTCTCTCATTGGCTCCGTTGGGTTACAACGGCCGAGCCGAGTCGGTTTTCGGAATCGATGTGTCAAAGTGTCGTAACCCGGTCGGTAACCGAAACGTTTCTCCGTTCGTTTCCCCGGAGACGGGAAGATTCTCGGCTGGTTCCCACGGAAAATGCACGATTAACCGTCAAACGAGCCACTTTCCTCCGTGTTACGCCTCGAAATGGAAAGTAACCCGTGCACAGGGGGTCCGAagtggggggagggagggagggatgCATGAAAGGTGATTCCCGTGCATCAGACGTGACTAATACAGTAACGTCAACACCTCCTCGCGAAGTTCATGCACTTTAGGATTTTCTGGTTTCACGGCTCTCGGAACTtgtagaaaagaaaagaaaaggaacaCGCCTGTTCCCCCGGTTCACACTTTCCTCGATCGGTAAACTTGTCGAAAACGCATATATCCTAAGAAAAAGTCAAACGATATACAAGTCCCTGCGGCGAGATCAATTCGCCACGGAACGAATCCAAGACACaattctctgtctgtctctctctctctctctcgctcgctctttcGCCCTCTCTCCCGTTCGATCGTGCCAAGATCAAGGGACAAGACATAAAGGATATAAGACAGCGTACTTACAGTCAAGATGTTTCTTCTTGGGGCCTATCATCTCCTCGGTGGTTGCCTTACAGACAGATTTCGCGAGGCCCTGCCCGGCGATGCTGTGTCTCGCTGCCAGCAGCCTGTCGTTTATCGTCTGTCCCGCCATACtgtcgtcgtcgtggtcgtggtcgtgctcgtggtcgtcgtcgtcgccgccgccgctgtcACGCTCGAACTTTTATCCAAGCTTACGGCACACCGTTCGATCCGACGACCGGAGTAGCGTGATCGCTCCGAGAGAGGCTGTTCCCCGGGTTCGACGACAGCGTCGAACAACGTGTTACACACACAACGGTAGACGGACGGAGAGACACACAGGCGCGCACACCACCAAACCGTAACCAGCGATACGCGAGAGCGCGACCAGCAATgtgaagagagaaaaaagatacgccgcgccgcgccggtcccgtcccgatCCGGTTCCCTTCTGATAGATCGGTTTTGTAAGAACCGGTGGCTGCCCTCGAAATCGCGTTTCGATCGAGCCGAGAGAAGCTcgctctcccactctctctctttctttctcgctctctctctctctccttgtctctatctctctctgatACGCGCGCGTTAACAACTCAGCTGGGCAGACGACAGCTCTCAGCTCTCACCGCGAACGACAGAAGGCTCGCTCGACCAACCAATATGGCGACCCGGACCTCCTACTCCTTCGCCGGATCGGACACTCCTGACAGCCAATCCTGGTCCTCCGTCCGCAAACACGGCCTACTGCCTTTGACGTCATACCGCGCTAGTCAAAACAACCAGTGACCGACCACTGCGCACGCGCTCTCGGAGATTTCGGAATTTTAGGCACCTCGAAAATTATTCACCCCTTGCCGTACAACATAGAATTGCGCTCGTGGCAAAATCTGTCACAAATGAATGCTATTCTCCTTGTTTAAGCTTAAGTTAAGCTTTTCGaatatattaacaattttttaaacatttttctaacgGTACTTATTCAAATTATATTGCGCCCGAGCCGTCGTTGAATGCGATACTTTCAAAGATGCGTGAAATTTCGTCCATTGATTATTTCTATGTTTACGAACAATCCTAAACTCCTCGAAGTTATTTTTCAGGCATTTCGTCTTTTGTACCACGCGACGAATGTTCGTTTCTCGCAGATTCTGTATTCGAGCACATTAAGGCGAACTTAACGCATTCGAAAGGAACGTTGCGTAATGTTGTAGACATACCTAATGAGTTTGAGAGAAGTATAAAGAAAGCGAGAGTCCGCGGTGAAAAAATCGATCGAGGAGGGTGTCACCGTGACGACGTCCAAATCGATAATGGTAGTCCAATTTCTGCGCATGCATATTTCCTGCCGGTTACTCCATCTAGCGCACCATTTTACCAATGATCGAATGGAAACgcgaattttcttaatttttcacAATGAACATTTCATAAGAGATACTTGCGACGCTTCTTGGCAGAATATCGAATTGTATCGGTCGAGAGATACAATTTAACGGCATGTATTTGTTGTAgccaaaattgaaataaataaatccaAATTTTAGGATTGAAAATCCACCTGCTTTGAAATTACTATCGCGTTTCTAACTAATTTCCTGTCAGCCAATCGAAGCGACACGAAATCaaggaatatttttatttgcgcAAATGCAGGCAATACCAATGTTGGTACGAGCACTAGCCACCGTGGAAATTGAAAGATCCACGAATCAATGCAAAACACGAAGACGATAAACGAGCCTTTCTGTCAAAATGTGTACGTACGACCGCTGgtttataaaataaaacggTTCAACGAGCCAGAACAATGCCAAATGTTATCAAACCGGCAGAAAATAGATCTGGAAAACAACGTACCAGATTTCATTTATGATAACACGTGACATAACCACAACAATGCGATCGTATGCGTCGGTGTTTAGGTTTATTCGATGCTAAGTTGAATTTTGTGATTTTTCAGCTGTTAGCAGTGGAGTATCGTTCGCATTGTCGTCGATTCTGACGGTTCTTGTGTTCTCCGGAATGCAGATATACAAATCTTCGCTAGCATCTTCGCAACTGTACACCATACTTGGAGGATACATTGGCTCGATATtgtttatatgtatattaactgctATAGGAAATTTAGAAGCTACGATATTTGGAAAATCTTTCCAACAGAAGTTATTCCCCGAAGGTATACACGCGCATCACTGTACACAGTTTCCCGCTTCTCATCTGTCCGTACATGCAAGGAAGTAAAGTAATAtaagtatttttctttttacagttGTGTTCTCGCTAATAATGAGCTTAATCGCATCCGGACTGGTGCATCGTGTTGCGATTACAACCTGCTTCTTATTTTCTATGATCGCATTGTATTATATCAATCGGATCTCTCAGGAGACATATTCTGTGCCGATGCCTGTACCAGTATCGGTGCATACAAAGAAAAGGAAATGAGAGAATTCTACTAATTTAATGCAACTTTTCCACTACAACCACGTGCTCAATCGAAATATTCAACTATTTAAGTATCTCGTTATCAAACGCTCCTAATCGTTTATTCTTCTTCCATGTCCGACGAACCATACGTTTTGTATTAACATACTTATACTGCTACAAGTGTAGGTAGATAAGTAAAGTTAAAATAAAATGCAttgtatacaaatattttataacattCAGGGATTTCGTTTTCCACTCTTTCTCTGTTTTTCCGCTTCCTCCTTATCACtgaaatattcaaatgtttCATCCGAATCGTTGACATTCACATGAGAGCTGTCTGTTAATTTCGGCTGATCGTCGCTAAAATTCGGCTGAGCTACAACTTGTTTGTAAATCGTCATTGCCTGCAAAGATTACATACAGTAAAGTAACTTGCAGATGATTTGCGTGTTTGAATTCGTAACTTACCTGCGCTACTAAGGAAGACACATCGGCTACATTGCTGGGTAATATTAGAGTATTATTGTGTTTCGCCATTTGCTTAAACGCTTTGACGTATTGCTCTGCTATACTAAGCGCTGCTGCGTTCTTTGCATCTGTTACAGTGAGAGCACCCGCTACTAGCTTTAAACTTTTTACACGTGCTTCGGCCACGGTGACCATCGCTTTCGCTGCACCA
It encodes:
- the LOC143358634 gene encoding protein KRTCAP2 homolog, which codes for MSVSSGVSFALSSILTVLVFSGMQIYKSSLASSQLYTILGGYIGSILFICILTAIGNLEATIFGKSFQQKLFPEVVFSLIMSLIASGLVHRVAITTCFLFSMIALYYINRISQETYSVPMPVPVSVHTKKRK